The proteins below come from a single Chelmon rostratus isolate fCheRos1 chromosome 10, fCheRos1.pri, whole genome shotgun sequence genomic window:
- the nppa gene encoding natriuretic peptides A, giving the protein MRTTVLWGLMVLLCQHTLVSSHILGRPSSASDLAQLKSLLEHFEETLDEVATQEDSVADYEGTNQEPEHNQASRGWSLYQEGDQGPLTSERSQSPIEGHSRTVSQRSRLQDLLMTNRKRASSCFGARMDRIGNASGLGCNNGRG; this is encoded by the exons ATGAGGACTACGGTCCTGTGGGGCCTGATGGTTCTGCTGTGTCAGCACACACTAGTTAGCAGTCACATACTGGGGAGGCCCTCTTCTGCCAGTGACCTGGCTCAACTCAAG TCTTTACTGGAGCACTTTGAGGAGACTCTGGATGAAGTAGCCACGCAGGAGGACTCTGTTGCTGATTATGAAGGAACAAACCAAGAGCCTGAGCATAACCAGGCCAGCCGAGGATGGAGCCTGTACCAGGAGGGGGATCAAGGACCTTTGACATCAGAAAGATCTCAATCACCAATTGAGGGCCACAGCAGGACTGTGAGTCAGAGGAGCCGTCTGCAGGATCTGCTGATGACCAACAGGAAACGGGCCTCTAGCTGCTTTGGAGCCAGGATGGATCGAATAGGAAATGCCAGTGGTCTGGGATGCAACAATGGAAGAG GGTAG